In the genome of Trypanosoma brucei gambiense DAL972 chromosome 4, complete sequence, the window CCTTGGCGTAAACCTCCGTAAAGTCCCCTGCAACCATGGAGAGTTCACCGAAGGAATACGGCTGTTGGCTACGGCGCCCCACTTCCTCACTGGCGCACAGGTCAGGAATGTTTAGCTCCACAAACTGGTGATCCCGCTCCACCAAGTTGCACGTATTATCCACATAAGGAAAAATAGTGTGCTGACCGGGCGCCACGACATGATTCTGTATGTAATGAGCCGCAATGAGCATATGATAACTGAACTCATTACCCTGTGCTGAAAACCCGCGAAGAGCGAGCTCCACCACGAGACGGCAAAGCCCCGCACCAGGAACGAGGATCTGAACACCTGAGCGGCGGGACACGTCGGGGAAATGCTCTTCCAAAGTCTGAAGCATCGGCTTGTACACGGCATCCCGCTCTGCTGCTCCTTCGGCTGACCAGTCGCGAACAAACTGCCGAAGTGTGGAAAAGACCTTGTCAATATCAAGCGgcgttggcggtggaacctCCTCAGGAGTTACGGTGGTGCCGTTTGGCCAGTACGCGTCAAACAGGCCCTTCGAGGCATCGCAGATGCATTCAAAAAATTCGCTGTTGGCCTCTATGCACTTCGCGTACTTGCCGAACGTAGCCTCCAGGTCAATGCACAGTACCTCCCTGTATTCATTGTTGAATTTGTTGAAGCTCGCTAGCCGCGCCTCCCGTGAACTCATCGCGTACTTTATATACTCACGGAACGCCTTGACGGTGCGCATGAAACTGATATGATCATCGCGCATCTCTCTATCCCCAGAAGGTGACGGGTCGGACCAAGGAAGCTGACCGTGTGGGGGGCATGCCGAATCGTAACAGAAATCTAAGCCTGGATCGTGCGGATACGGTGGTGGCGGACCAGGGTAGCGGTCGTCACCAAGCATCGCTGTGAAAGTGTGCCTCCTTATCTAAACACGTATTTTCGTTCATGTTGGAATCCAACGCATTTCAttaaagtgttgtgagtaaAAGACGTGGAACAGcagaacacacacacacacacacacgaaaataaGAAGTGAAGGTAAAGAGTTGAATTGTAGAGGATGCAAGCATGTGGGAAAAAGCGCGAAACCAAGTAGAAAGGGGGATTCAATGAGCAGAGGGGTCCGTGATGAATTCAGAGGTCCCTTGAACATGAGATCACAATTGCATAACCAAACACCAACACATACACAGGCTGATTCAAGCCCAACAAGCTCCCGTCGCATTGCCCACAACCATACGGATGGGCCACCATCTCGTCACTCCTTTACCCTCTGTGCAGcatatacaaacaaaaaaggcaatGACGACGGGGAAAGCCCAACCTGCATACGCATGGAGCTCACATCATAACCCCCCACTGACGGAGGTTGACATAATCCTCAATGTCCCGCTTCAAACGATAGAGCGCCTCATGAACCGCATCCATAGCTGCGACAAGCTTCAGGCGAGGGTCCTCCTGCCTTTCGAACCAATTACGTAGTTCTTCGTTCAGCTCCCTCGTAAAGCGGTCCCCTTGAGTCTGACTCCACCCCCGCACTTCCTCACTTACTTCCTCCAACCGCTTTAGACGGTCGTGAATTTTCGTGTACTCACTCCGGAGAATCCCATAACGCTCTTGGGCTGTGGAAAGTTGTTCAGGGCTCATAATCGACATTGGGGGCAAGCTTTTGCCTGCTGACGCCCTCGCATTCTTTGCGGCGTCTTGCAGTTGCTTAAGCGCCTCCGCCGCCGCCGACGGCATCTCCCACGGTTCCTTCGTGAGGTCAGCATCGTTCCATCGAATGTAGCTCTGACTCATTGAAGTAAACATGACAACGTCGCCCTTTGCGGCAGTACTCACAGCATTTTGTGCAGAGGACTTGAAACCTGAAGCACTGGGCCCCGCACCGTTCCCTTTATCTTCGTCGTCGTCACTGCCGCTGTTGTCATCCACATCATCGCGACCACGTTTACTCCTTGAGCTTCCTAATCCAGCCATAATACCTTTCGAGCACGCCGCAAGCAAAACGTCGCGGTCCGCGTACAAAGAAAAGCGATCCACAAGTACCTTATTATGAGCAATCTTCTGAAGGGCTCGATCGGCCACCTGCTGCTTAACAGCTTTGGAGTCATAACTCTCCACGTCCACTAATTCGTAACCTGCTGCGGTGAGCTCGTACTGTCCGCGGCCGTTCATCGTGGTGAAGGCGTTCAGAACAGCCTTCAAGACTTTACCATCCTCCGAGGAGAAAAACCGCATAAGCTCACCACTTTCACGTGGGAGCGGGGCGAGATAGTGTACGATCCTCACAACCAAGGGTCGGTACTTGGTCAGTACCTCCGTAACGTTCATGATTGGAGGATTTAATGAACCATCCAATTGAACTGGAGCGTGGGCGTTCTCCTCAACTGTGGTATCCGCAAGGTCCTTCACCCGATGCACTTCACTGCGGGTAATCCTACCGATGCGCGGAACACAAGCGGACCCACCCTCGCCCGTCCTCTGGTGACGAAACGACACCGGTTGAAGCTCTTTTCCATCCGGCTTTGCATCCAACTCACACCTCCAGCTGCAGCAGTTGATGTCATCGTGGAAAACAATAACGCTGTCACCTTCCCAGTGGAGTTCGACCGCGCCGCCCCGAATGGCATCAATGAGGTCTTCGGGAAGGGTTCCAACCGCAGATACCTTCATGACACCCCCCACTGTATCTAACGCCAACCACACCTGGCCGTTTGAGTACTCTCTCCTTCCTCCCCCACACCACTCGGCTCGCGGCTGCGCAAATTTATTAGCAGTGAAGACACAAAAAGGAGCGGAGGAAAAGGGTCAAGCGCGAGGAtaatttgaaagaaaaaacgaaattgAGCAAGAGAAAACATCTCTTCGCATGCTACTAGAGTGTCTCATGCGGAGTGGAGGGAGCAGATGACAGCTACAGTTAATCGCTTTGCCACCACAGAGTGGGGCTTACACACCTCaggcacacgcacacaaatcACGAACTGAGTCAATTGTTGAagctaataataataaaagcgGTGATAGTgataagaataataataataatagtgtcctttctccttcccatCGTGCAGGCAATCCCCGAGCGGCGCTCACCCCACTCCCAACTCTAGGGAAGCCGCTAGTGCAGAGGCCCTCCTCAGCCCTTCAATTCGTCGCCGCTCAGCACCCTCATTAGCTGTCGCCTACAATCATCATCTTCTAAGAGCTGACTCTGCCACTGCGAAAGGCACCCCGGTTTCTCCTCCTGCAGTACCGCACGAACAGCTGACAAATTCTTAGCCGCAAGTGACAAAAGGGCCCGGGCAACCACAACTTGGACCTCATCGTCGTCACTGTCAATCACCGCAGCTATGCGCCGCGTTAAGTCCGGTACGTCGACGGTCACAACCTCAGCAAGATATGACAGGAAGAACAACACACGCTTAACTATCTTATCGTTGCTGCGCGAACCGATACTGTCCACATCGAGAAAGCCCTTGATGATGTCGACACCATCTGCACGAGCAAATAGCTGTGCATTCGGTGCATAATCACGACACAGACAGCTACATGCGTGGAGCAAAGCAGCAATAACGGCGGGATCTTCTTCCTTCATCAGCATGGGGACCAGCACACTTTGCCATTGTATTTCCTCAAAGCATTTCTGTGCACGTTCATTGAGCTGCGCAGCGTGAGCAACAACCATCGCAGCAGCCTGCCGTATCTCCGCGCTCCCAGCGGCCAGCTTTCGCTTATGCATGAAATCCAGGATAATCCGGTGACCACCACCGAGGACGAACTCGACAGCCCAGTTGGTGTCCTCAACCATGTCGCTCAACTCTTCCAAATGCTCCAAACAGACATCCTCAGAAAGGCCCTCACCCGCTACGGCATCCAATATGCGccttattttcctctccgGCTGCTCCACGGATGCTAGTGCTTCCCTCAGCCATTGCATTTCCTCCGGACTACGCTTCGGGAGGTTACTTTCACCGCTACTCGCTTTCGGCCCATTGTCCAGTCGTGTACAAAAGTCGAGTAACGCTGTGTTTATGCACGTGTTGCTTGACATGTGTGATTCCGAGCCTGTATGAATTGCGTATATGTACAATCACCTACTCGAACGACCTTCCAAGCTTTACAAATTACAATAAAGGCACCAATTACTTTTCGCCTTCGCTGCCCTCAGAGATGGGTAGTTGTCTCACAAGTTATTTACCTCTTGACGAACAGAAATGTAATTTCTTAATGTTGTGAAAGCGGAAGATCTATTTCACAACGTCAGGcggcaaacaacaaaacacgcaaggaaaaaagggagtgtgAGACGCGGGAAATACATGTGGTAATCAAGTGAATGGAAAGGGTAGAAGAAGCTGGGCCCAGcagcagtaacaaaaaaaatgacgttACCAATGGCAGCACGAGTATCGAAAGGGTAGCAGGAAAGCCAGCCCTGCTCGCACAACTGCATAACTTTATGGCGACTCCGGTGAGCCACCTGAGCATGTACACAAATCATTTAACAAACAGAAGTAtagcaaagcaaagaaatAGGGTTAAAAGCCCCCTCGCCCCCACATCGCCAGAGTGGTAAAAGCCGCaacggcacacacacacacacacacacacacacacaagctgTCATTTATCATTTGGCGCCCCTCATGGGCAGGGCACACCTCAGCCTGGCGCGGCCACGTTCTCACCGAAAGCACGTTCCAACGCTACTATCTGTTACTAATTACCGCTTTGACCGTTGCTCCACGACCCGTGCCTCCGCCTCCCGGCGTTCCCTTGCAGCGTTCTCTTGATGCAACCGTTCCGCTTCAGCGGCCTCCGCAGCAGCCGCACGCGCCCTACGGCGCTCTTCCacaattcttttgtgttcCTCTTCTcgctccctctccctttcgGCCTCGCGGGcacgctcctcctcctcctcctttcgtCGCTGCTCGGCTACGGcctgccgccgctgctctCGTGCCGCCTCGATGGCGtctattgtttcttttgtaatTCCCGCGGGTGCGCTCACCACCAGAGTGTTAGGGCCTCCAGGAGTTATGGTTGTGTCCGAGCTGGAGGAATAGGGTATTGCTGTcagttgccgctgttgttCCTCTCCGAAGAGGTTATACCCCAGTGAGTCGTTAATATTCATGTGTAACTTGTTGCCCATTAGCTGATGGTAAGCCTTACGTAAAACTGCCACCATCTCTGTTTTCATTGGGCTCAGTAGCACTATGTCCTCGACAGGCTCGTAAGGTTCCCCACTCACGCAGTTCGGACAAACCCTCACATCTTTGCCACCTGCAAGTAGCATGGGCAACGGCCGAGAAAACGGCAAGCAGTTCTTTAAACAACACAGACGACCGCACCCGGGGCAGTTCTGTTTCTTCGTCGCAGGCGTTAGCTTGCATCCACAGCATTCACAGGAACGTGTTGATTTGATCGGAGTGCATATAACAGTTCTGTAAGGGACAGATGGTTGATAAGTGTGAATTACAAGGACGGTGTCAGCATGCTTTGTTACAGAGAGCCCTGAGAGTAAACGAAGATCGATACGCTTCTGCAAGACAAACTGCACAGTCGAGCTAGCCGGAATGGGGGCAGAACCCGTGGCCTTCTTTTTCGGCCCCTTCTCGGCTGGCGGAGGTAACGACTTGATCCGCTCGGTGAACAGGTACAGAGCCATATCTGTTACAATAAGAATATCCGTTTCAATCAATGCCTGTTGGTGGTCGTACACACGCTCAACAGTGGCAGTGAAAAGAATCCTCCGCTGTTGCATCTCCCGCGGGCATTCCCACTGGCTCTGCTCGAGAATGTAATTGTAATAATACTTCTTTCCACCATCGCTCCAATACTCTTTCCACGCACCCCCCACGGGGTCGTAATCGACAATGGGATGCATAGGCGCCAGCTGAGTACGATAGTCTAAATATTCACCAAGGTAAGGACGAAAAACACTGTCTGCCCGCCGCACTTTTGACGCCTTGGTATACATTCTCCCCATACCTGCCTTCAATAAAATGCCGTGCTTGTTCTGCAGGTACCGCCGCCACGCACGTTGGATCTTGTACACTATATCACTGAGTGCGGCGTCGCGAAGTTCCTCGAGGATGGACAAATGTTGCGGTTGTCGGATGAACAACTTTTGCTGTCCAAGCTGCCAAGACCCATCCGGCAGACGGCCACCAACCTGTTTAAGAATGGCGGCACATGCGTCGCGATCAGAGCCTTTGAACGGGCGGGGAAACGTCGCTGAACTGAGGTACTTAAAGCGCTTGATAAACTTATCAAAGTGTTTTCGGTAGCTGTAACCGGCCCGCCTCACGCGTAGATTTTCCAGAAGCCCCAAGTACTTCACCTGATGTTGCACCCTCGCCTCGTCAATGAAATCAGCCCTCTTCTCGTCATTGGATTTGATAGTACGCAGATAATGAGGATTACACGCCATGAGCGTCTTGACAAGGTGACCGGCCTGCTGACGTATCTTTGACCCCGCAGTTGTTGAccgtttcttcctccccccGGCACCCGAAACGGCAGCACTTTCCGCCTCCGCCGCCTCATTGAGTGTCTCTGCAAGAATATCTAGTATAAAACGGTTTGTCACAGAGCGGAGGAGTCCAATGAGATCGGGACTGAGTGTGTCTTTATTCCGGTTCGTAAAACCGTCAGCGTCATAGTGCACATCACCTGCATAGTGTTTGACAAAGAAACCTCGCTCCGTCCTGTTGAAATGACGGTTTCCCGCGTGCACGGCGTCTAGCTTGTCAAGCATCTTAATATCAGCAACAgactccttctccttcgccATCGTGGCGCACACATCGTCGAAGATTGGGAAGAGTCCCGGTGGTTGCATCCCTTCAATAAGATCACAGACAACTTTGTTGTTAAAATACTTGATTTCCTCCCAAGGTATCTTCTCTCGCACGTACTCTTCTTGTTCGACCTTCAGAGTTAGCTCGATGAATATCTGCTGTAACTTTTCATTGACGTAGTTGATACAAAACTGTTCAAACCCATTCTTGTTGAATACCTCAAATCCATAAATGTCGAGAACACCCAACATCAAATCATACTGCTTCTTCCCTAGCGCAGTGTTCACAGAATCCACTACAAAATCGAAGAGATAATGGTAGAGTGTCTTCGCCATTGCGTCCCTCGTGTTGCGGCATTGCTGCGCATCCAATGGAACGTCCACCACCTCATTGGCGCCCATGGCAAGTCGTCGCTTAGTGAACGCCTTCTCCATTGCTGCCGCGTCTGCTCCGAGTAATCCAGCGCAGAATTCCAACTCGTCACGGTTCGATACAACGAGGGTGTTTGAGTCACCTCCCGCGACAGACGCTGAAGAGGGGGGCCCAAACTGCAGCTCGCCTAAATGCAGGATGAGAGAAAGAGTTTCAAAAATGGCCTGCTGCTTTTCAGGCGTAAGCATCAAAGTTTCCATCGAGGTGAGCATCTCCTCCCAGCCCCTCACATCATCAATGCCACTGCGGTCATGCACTCCACCTTGGTTGAGGTACGCAAAGTTACCCGGGTCCCGCAGCCTAAGCTTCTCGCGGAGCTCCGGTTTGGCCCCGCAGCACATTTGATAAAACACATGGAAGTTGCGCTCTCCCTTCTGTTGACTAACAACACGTGACTTCTCTAGAAGGAAGTTTGACAAGCGGCCGCCAATAGGACCACCCATCTGATCGAAAAAAATTTCAAAGAACTTCCCGAAACGAGAGCTGTTGTCGTTTCTCACTGTCTTCGCATTTCCAAACGCCTCTAGTACAGGATTAGAGGCTAAAATGATGTGCTTCACCCTCTGCATCTCCTCTGTATCCCCCGAAACGGCGGAAATGTACCGCATGATGTGTTTAGAGGCCTCCGTCTTCCCCGCACCCGACTCACCCGAAATGATAACACATTGATTCTCTCCATCAGACACCATGGTGCGGTATGTCTCCTCTGCGAGACCGAAGATGTGTGGCCCACCGTAGCTGCCGCTGCCCTCGCCTTTTCCGCCGTTTCGGAAGTATGCTACACACTCATCGCTGTAAAGATTAGGAATGTTCTTGAATGGGTTCACACTCAGCAAAACAGAACCGATACTCGTGTATATCAAATCTTTACTGTGACGTAACTTGAGGTTCTCCATGATGGCTTTGTCTGAGAGCTGCGGGAGGAGCACGAGGTCCTCCACCCCAACCATCGGCTGTTTATTAAGGTCCAGATGCGCCATTATAacgatttttgttttatatcATCAACTGGGatatttatgtattattCCCACCTAaccccttcctttttacgCTTTTTATGTGTTCAGGGGCCTAGCAACCTTACCCTTCGCCATCATCACAGTAAGCGCACACACGaagtaatataaataaataaatagtgaAAACAGCAAAGGATATGGCTGGGTACAATAGGAGGTGAATGGGTAAAGGGGTTTCAGAGtcgatgaaaggaaaaaaaagaaaaaaaaacagagaaaatgttaatcaatttttctttttggtcaCTGTCAATGTTACAGTTGATTCACAGATTTCAGAGAGGGACCTAAAACGGACTCCCCCCTGCACagcgaaaggaaaaaaaaacttcataACTCTGCGTAAATTTCAAATGAAGAAGGCTTCGCAGCAACGGTGTGGCAAGCAACCAACACATACACTtacacaaaaaccaaaagcgGCACTCTTCCAGACTGCGTGTTGCATTGACCTATTGCCAGCAGCGAGCCGCCGTGTGGAAAACTTTCTGGTGAAACATCCAAACATCAGATACAGGATTGTACATAACAATGTCCCGCAGTGCCTCACTGCGCAGGCTGGAGTAATCGTACCCCTCCCGCTGTCCGGCCTCGAAAGGAAACTTCGCGAGATTAATGACGGCCTCGCGAAGAGACGGGTCCTTCGACCACGCAGCCTCCAACTGTCGCATGGCCTTGACAAGCTTCTGATTAGTATATGCGCTTGCCGACATCCTCCCGTGCTGCACCGTAGCAAAAAGTTCATCAAtgtcgttgctgttggtCCCAGCGACTTCGACGAAGTTGAGAAATTCTAGCGGATCGATCATGTGGTTTGTGTAGCGGAAGGCCTCTCCCACGGAGAAGTTAGGTATCAAATGGAAGTCCAGACGGGGAAGGGCAGTCATCGCAAGCGTCAGACTTTCGATGGGCACCTCAATCACAACGTGGCAGAGCCTGCGGTCGCATGCAAGAGCCACAAGCTCATTGTAAACACGCATCAACGAGCTTCCTTCGCACAACTTAACTACAAACAACGGCGACACGCCATTCATTGCCTTTTTGGCGCGTTCTGAGGCATCAACAATGAAGTCAAGTAAATCACCGCATGCCTCGATATTTTGTACACCCAACGATTTCACTATCGAGCGGACAGGGTCTTCGTTCGCGCGAATGTCAACGAGGACAGCCGCCATCTTCTCCTTACGAATGGCCGAACGAACCAAAGAACTCTTGCCACAGCCGTGAAACCCGGAGAAGACAATGATTCGTGGGTGCGTGACGTCCTGTTGGCGCAGTATCTGCCGCACCCGCTGCTCTTCGGCCTCACGTGGAACGGTCCCTTTGATGGGATGCCGCACAGTTCGCTGAGAAAGTGTGTTTGCCGCGATTGCCAGCTGGTAGGACCGCTGCTGTTTCGTGTAGTTCTTGAAGTTCCACCCAAAGACAGACATAACACCAAGTACTGCCACACATGCACTGAACACGCCGCTGTACTTTGTGAGGACATAACGCAactccttctctttcatGCGTTCCTTGATCTCCTCACGCCGGTGACGGTGCTGGTCGCGCTCCCATTCAGACTTCTCCAAAACACTCATGCGAACCGATTTGTTAAGGTGCGAGAGGCAGTGCACATCTGCACTTTCTAAAAGGTACAACTTGTCCGCTCGCCAGCCACGGTGGTAGAGAATGCATGATGTGCTCTCTTGGTCAGACCGTCGGTCCACACCCGCTGACTTTACCCACTCCAAAACTTCCTGAAACTTCTCGTTGGAGATGAATTTTGACCTCCCTTCGGAGAGCATGATCACTTCACGGGGCACCGCAAGATCAAACCGGTCATCATCCAACAATACACCAAATGTTCCATTACCATTAACCTTAGCCACCAAACCACCAATTATAGTACCACCACCATTTGAATAGGGACAGAAGGGTCCGGCAGTAACCGGAGCGGTGGTGCcgccacctcctcctcctcctccccctcctcctacCGCCGCCCCGGCTGACCCCTCTGCTCCTCCCACTGGTT includes:
- a CDS encoding myosin IB heavy chain, putative, producing the protein MAHLDLNKQPMVGVEDLVLLPQLSDKAIMENLKLRHSKDLIYTSIGSVLLSVNPFKNIPNLYSDECVAYFRNGGKGEGSGSYGGPHIFGLAEETYRTMVSDGENQCVIISGESGAGKTEASKHIMRYISAVSGDTEEMQRVKHIILASNPVLEAFGNAKTVRNDNSSRFGKFFEIFFDQMGGPIGGRLSNFLLEKSRVVSQQKGERNFHVFYQMCCGAKPELREKLRLRDPGNFAYLNQGGVHDRSGIDDVRGWEEMLTSMETLMLTPEKQQAIFETLSLILHLGELQFGPPSSASVAGGDSNTLVVSNRDELEFCAGLLGADAAAMEKAFTKRRLAMGANEVVDVPLDAQQCRNTRDAMAKTLYHYLFDFVVDSVNTALGKKQYDLMLGVLDIYGFEVFNKNGFEQFCINYVNEKLQQIFIELTLKVEQEEYVREKIPWEEIKYFNNKVVCDLIEGMQPPGLFPIFDDVCATMAKEKESVADIKMLDKLDAVHAGNRHFNRTERGFFVKHYAGDVHYDADGFTNRNKDTLSPDLIGLLRSVTNRFILDILAETLNEAAEAESAAVSGAGGRKKRSTTAGSKIRQQAGHLVKTLMACNPHYLRTIKSNDEKRADFIDEARVQHQVKYLGLLENLRVRRAGYSYRKHFDKFIKRFKYLSSATFPRPFKGSDRDACAAILKQVGGRLPDGSWQLGQQKLFIRQPQHLSILEELRDAALSDIVYKIQRAWRRYLQNKHGILLKAGMGRMYTKASKVRRADSVFRPYLGEYLDYRTQLAPMHPIVDYDPVGGAWKEYWSDGGKKYYYNYILEQSQWECPREMQQRRILFTATVERVYDHQQALIETDILIVTDMALYLFTERIKSLPPPAEKGPKKKATGSAPIPASSTVQFVLQKRIDLRLLSGLSVTKHADTVLVIHTYQPSVPYRTVICTPIKSTRSCECCGCKLTPATKKQNCPGCGRLCCLKNCLPFSRPLPMLLAGGKDVRVCPNCVSGEPYEPVEDIVLLSPMKTEMVAVLRKAYHQLMGNKLHMNINDSLGYNLFGEEQQRQLTAIPYSSSSDTTITPGGPNTLVVSAPAGITKETIDAIEAAREQRRQAVAEQRRKEEEEERAREAEREREREEEHKRIVEERRRARAAAAEAAEAERLHQENAARERREAEARVVEQRSKR
- a CDS encoding tuzin, putative, yielding MWRRTWRVMRIASASASRTPPTASKPSSSDVGISTSTADCSRDAATQMSLQGLGVAAYFRNSETASTDEPIAIGHITAQISESVYAVFFKEIALSPVIEVGSRVYVSCRKEAPTPKDSTAPDVLNHSNTSNTSGNEITAPVNLSSPKGEGVEQQPVGGAEGSAGAAVGGGGGGGGGGGTTAPVTAGPFCPYSNGGGTIIGGLVAKVNGNGTFGVLLDDDRFDLAVPREVIMLSEGRSKFISNEKFQEVLEWVKSAGVDRRSDQESTSCILYHRGWRADKLYLLESADVHCLSHLNKSVRMSVLEKSEWERDQHRHRREEIKERMKEKELRYVLTKYSGVFSACVAVLGVMSVFGWNFKNYTKQQRSYQLAIAANTLSQRTVRHPIKGTVPREAEEQRVRQILRQQDVTHPRIIVFSGFHGCGKSSLVRSAIRKEKMAAVLVDIRANEDPVRSIVKSLGVQNIEACGDLLDFIVDASERAKKAMNGVSPLFVVKLCEGSSLMRVYNELVALACDRRLCHVVIEVPIESLTLAMTALPRLDFHLIPNFSVGEAFRYTNHMIDPLEFLNFVEVAGTNSNDIDELFATVQHGRMSASAYTNQKLVKAMRQLEAAWSKDPSLREAVINLAKFPFEAGQREGYDYSSLRSEALRDIVMYNPVSDVWMFHQKVFHTAARCWQ